TAAAAAACAAGGATAAACGTTTAGACAACTTGTGTATAATATGATAAAATGTTGTGGAAGCAACGTTCACCGTTCGGATTTCGGAGGCATTGTGGAAAACCGAAGCATAACCGATAAGCGGTTGTTAGAACCGGAAACCGTTATCTTATAAACAGATATATCGGTTTTCCCGTTTTCCACAGCCCCTACTATTACTATTACTAATATATAAATTAGTATATAATAAGCTGCTCAAAACAGTATTATTTTTAAAGGAGATACATATGAGATTCACGTTCGACAGAGACGCAATGGTAAAAGAAATTGCAATCGCTCAGGAAATAATCTCTACCAAAAACGCGCTCTCAATACTTTCAAACGTATTGTTCATTGCCGAAAACAACACGCTCGCCATCAAAGCAACGGACATAAAAGTAAACTTTGAAACGAAAATTCCCGTCGTCATTGAAGAAGAAGGAACCACCACCATTTTCTGCGACAAATTCATGAGTATACTCGCTTCTCTTCCTCCGGGAGAAATCGAATTCATTCAGGAAGATATAAAAGTTACGATAAAACCCATTTCAAAAAAAGTAAAATTCCAGCTTAAAAGTATGGCAAGCGATAAATTTCCGGAATTTTCATCTGCGGAAAACGTTCCCTACTTCGACGTTCCCGCCGACCAATTCAAGGAAATGATTACGCAAACCATTTTCGCCGTTTCCGACGATGAAACGCGCTACTTCATGAACGGCGTGTTCTTTGAAAAAAAAGACGACAACCTCAACCTCGTTTCGACCGACGGCCGCCGTCTGGCTTTTTCTTCAAAAGCACTCTGTCAGGGCATTACCGATTTTCCGTCGGTAATCGTTCCCCCGAAAGTACTCACCGCGGTGCTCAAACGTGCTTCTTCCGAAGGAATGATTTCTCTGGCTATCGTAGACAAAATGATTTACATAAAATTCGGCAATTACCATTTTTCATCGGTACTGCTCGAAGGTCAGTTCCCGAACTATCAGCGCGTCATTCCCGAAACCCAGGCGCACAGCTTTGAACTTCAGAAAAGCGATCTTGCCGACGCATTAAAACGCGTTGCACTGCTCGTCGATCAGAAAGCACGCCGCGTTTACTTCGAGCTGAATCCGGGAACGCTTACAATCACTTCACAGGAATCGGATATCGGCGTGGCCAAAGAAGAAATACCGTGCCAGTATGACGGTGAAACGGTTACGATTGCAATGAACTATTTGTATATCGACGAGCCTATGAAAGTAATGAACTGCGACAGAATCAAATTCGAATTTACCGAACCAATGCGCGCGGTAACGCTCAAACCGGTTCCCGAATCCGACTACTTCCACATCATTATGCCCATGCAGATGGAGTAAAAACAGTCGGTGCCGTTTCTTTCACTTTCGTGTACCAATTTCAGAAATCTTAAAAACGATAAGATAGACCTTCTTTCAAAGGAGGTCTATTTTGTCGGTGAAAACGGTCAGGGAAAAAGCAATTTGCTCGAAGCCCTGTATTACGCTTCATACGCTTCGTCTTTTCGTACTCACAACGAACAGGAACTGGTGCGTTACGATGAAAAAGCGTTCAGCATTCGCACTTTGTTCCGTGAAGAAAACGATTCGGTCGTTTCGATGTCGATTCTTTTTGAAAATGGAAAAAAAACGATCCAGAAAAACGCCAAGAAAATAACCGACAGAAAGGAACTCGT
This sequence is a window from Treponema brennaborense DSM 12168. Protein-coding genes within it:
- the dnaN gene encoding DNA polymerase III subunit beta → MRFTFDRDAMVKEIAIAQEIISTKNALSILSNVLFIAENNTLAIKATDIKVNFETKIPVVIEEEGTTTIFCDKFMSILASLPPGEIEFIQEDIKVTIKPISKKVKFQLKSMASDKFPEFSSAENVPYFDVPADQFKEMITQTIFAVSDDETRYFMNGVFFEKKDDNLNLVSTDGRRLAFSSKALCQGITDFPSVIVPPKVLTAVLKRASSEGMISLAIVDKMIYIKFGNYHFSSVLLEGQFPNYQRVIPETQAHSFELQKSDLADALKRVALLVDQKARRVYFELNPGTLTITSQESDIGVAKEEIPCQYDGETVTIAMNYLYIDEPMKVMNCDRIKFEFTEPMRAVTLKPVPESDYFHIIMPMQME